In a genomic window of Alteromonas gilva:
- a CDS encoding acetylxylan esterase, with product MIRCLVISLLLLLATGNTIAENSPYRSDVLWVTTPNNPDWRYALNEQATVDVALYHYGILQHDISIHYTIGPDMLPATSQGSISLTDGKATIAVGTMQQPGFRDLRLSAVVDGETYTHHIKLGFDPQNIQPFTTMPEGFDAFWQQQKQLASAVPMEVERTWVAEFSDDQVDCYLIKLQAHRAGQYVYGYLTIPKREGRFPVVFSPPGAGIKPMTPEKHRFYAEQGVIRFDMEIHGIRPNLDKATYQEISSAFGKGNNSYLVNGLDDPYNYYMKKAYLSSLRALDYLTSLPEWDGKNLIAQGGSQGGALALITAALDERITAVAANHPALSDMAAYTAGRTGGYPHLYDKFSGMDTPAKRRTLQYYDVVNFARRITVPVFMTWGFNDDVCPPTTSYAIYNVITADKQALVTPINEHWVSTRTRHKILNWIKSTLK from the coding sequence ATGATTAGATGCCTTGTTATTTCATTGCTCTTATTGCTGGCAACCGGTAATACCATTGCCGAAAATTCCCCGTATCGCAGCGATGTGTTGTGGGTCACCACCCCCAACAACCCTGACTGGCGCTATGCCCTCAACGAACAAGCGACAGTTGATGTGGCGCTGTACCACTACGGTATATTGCAACACGACATCAGCATCCACTATACCATTGGCCCTGACATGCTACCGGCCACCAGCCAGGGCTCCATAAGCCTGACCGATGGCAAAGCAACCATTGCTGTCGGCACGATGCAGCAACCCGGTTTTCGCGACCTTCGCCTCAGTGCGGTGGTCGATGGTGAAACTTACACGCATCACATAAAGCTCGGATTTGACCCGCAGAACATTCAACCATTTACCACCATGCCCGAGGGTTTTGACGCATTCTGGCAACAACAAAAACAATTAGCCAGCGCGGTTCCCATGGAAGTAGAGCGCACCTGGGTAGCGGAGTTTTCTGATGATCAGGTTGATTGCTATTTGATTAAACTACAGGCACATCGCGCGGGTCAGTATGTGTATGGATATCTGACCATTCCCAAACGGGAGGGCCGGTTCCCCGTGGTATTTTCGCCGCCCGGCGCCGGCATAAAACCCATGACGCCCGAAAAACACCGTTTTTATGCCGAGCAAGGCGTTATTCGCTTTGATATGGAAATTCACGGCATCAGGCCCAACCTGGATAAGGCAACCTATCAGGAAATCAGCAGCGCGTTTGGCAAGGGCAATAACAGCTACCTGGTGAACGGCCTGGACGATCCTTATAATTACTACATGAAAAAGGCGTACCTGTCTTCGCTGCGGGCACTGGATTATTTAACCAGCTTACCTGAGTGGGACGGTAAAAACCTCATAGCACAGGGCGGCAGTCAGGGCGGAGCACTGGCACTCATTACTGCGGCGCTCGATGAGCGCATTACGGCGGTAGCGGCGAATCATCCTGCTTTGAGCGATATGGCGGCTTATACCGCAGGCCGAACGGGCGGGTATCCGCACCTTTACGATAAATTTTCAGGTATGGATACCCCGGCCAAACGTCGTACCTTGCAGTATTATGACGTGGTCAATTTTGCGCGTCGTATAACGGTGCCGGTGTTTATGACATGGGGTTTTAATGACGATGTGTGTCCACCTACCACCAGCTACGCGATATACAATGTGATCACCGCTGATAAACAAGCCCTTGTTACACCCATTAATGAACACTGGGTATCGACCAGGACCCGCCATAAAATTCTCAACTGGATAAAAAGTACATTGAAATAA
- a CDS encoding sensor histidine kinase: MKQYWWFQIIGWGVFYLSDTLLKISVGVVDMALFMAVLILYVYGWLVSHAMRHWYRKWRRHNLIVVVLEIFAVSLLGAAAATSLMLATLVVIQHPIIGQAAGSLDLLFLNNCLVLWVVLVIWSGLYCFITRQRKVDELESVQVGLEHTLQQAKLSALLTQLNPHFMFNCINNIRALILEDTGKARDMLADLADMLRYNLQSDAGEKSTLESELSIVTTYISLMKMQYEKRLNYQVEVDDEVNLQSCVPRLLLQLLVENAIKHGIATLADGGSVAVKVSVAEQRLCIDVINPGVFKPGDSGIGVTNIRQRLQLLYAGRQLFTLQQVGDQVVAHVEIPVEDNTCA, translated from the coding sequence ATGAAACAGTACTGGTGGTTTCAAATTATCGGCTGGGGTGTTTTTTATCTCAGTGATACCCTGCTGAAAATTTCGGTGGGGGTGGTCGATATGGCCCTGTTTATGGCCGTGCTCATTCTCTACGTTTACGGTTGGCTGGTCAGTCATGCCATGCGGCACTGGTATCGTAAGTGGCGGCGTCACAACTTAATTGTCGTGGTGCTGGAGATTTTTGCGGTGTCACTGCTTGGCGCTGCTGCGGCCACCAGTTTAATGTTGGCAACGCTGGTGGTCATTCAACATCCGATTATTGGCCAGGCTGCCGGCTCGCTGGATTTGTTGTTTTTAAATAACTGTTTAGTGCTGTGGGTAGTGTTGGTGATATGGAGTGGCCTGTATTGCTTTATTACCCGCCAGCGCAAAGTCGATGAGCTGGAGAGCGTGCAGGTGGGACTGGAGCACACCTTGCAGCAGGCCAAACTCAGTGCACTACTTACCCAGCTTAACCCTCACTTTATGTTTAACTGTATTAATAACATTCGGGCACTGATCCTCGAAGATACCGGTAAGGCCCGCGATATGCTGGCAGATTTGGCCGATATGCTGCGCTATAACCTGCAATCTGATGCCGGTGAAAAGTCGACGTTAGAGTCTGAGCTGAGTATCGTGACTACCTATATCAGTCTCATGAAAATGCAGTATGAAAAGCGCCTCAATTACCAGGTAGAGGTGGATGACGAGGTCAACCTGCAAAGTTGTGTACCGCGTTTGCTACTGCAGTTGCTGGTAGAAAACGCCATTAAACATGGAATTGCAACGCTGGCCGACGGAGGAAGTGTTGCAGTAAAGGTTAGCGTAGCGGAGCAGAGGCTGTGCATCGACGTTATAAACCCCGGCGTATTTAAGCCTGGTGACTCAGGCATTGGCGTGACGAATATTCGTCAGCGTTTACAGTTGCTTTACGCGGGCCGTCAACTATTTACCCTCCAACAAGTGGGTGATCAGGTGGTTGCCCACGTTGAGATCCCGGTTGAGGATAATACATGCGCGTAG
- a CDS encoding rhamnogalacturonan acetylesterase translates to MKKLLLLCLALTMTSMSAGSLAWDPTRVALHLVGDSTMSNKPNLAYPERGWGQLLPEYFSNELEIVNHAANGRSTRRFIDEGRWALVLSELKAGDYVLIQFGHNDQKVEDPTRYASAEKDYPAFLRRYIAEVRAKDATPMIASSICRRHFDEQGNLQRKLLDYAAAAREVARDEEVEFFDLNEQTCGFLKDIGEPASRQYFIQVPPDLYTRYPEGKTDNTHLNVVGASKVAQFFIRDLRKRNHPLANYVYRDSL, encoded by the coding sequence ATGAAAAAGTTGTTGTTGCTGTGTCTCGCGCTGACGATGACCTCAATGAGCGCTGGCTCTCTGGCCTGGGACCCAACCCGGGTGGCGCTGCATCTGGTGGGAGACTCCACAATGTCGAACAAACCTAACCTGGCCTATCCTGAGCGTGGCTGGGGCCAATTGCTGCCAGAATATTTTAGTAATGAACTGGAGATTGTTAATCATGCCGCCAATGGCCGCAGCACCCGTCGATTTATCGACGAAGGACGTTGGGCACTGGTGCTGTCAGAATTAAAAGCCGGTGACTACGTACTGATACAGTTTGGTCATAACGACCAAAAAGTGGAAGACCCGACACGCTACGCCTCAGCAGAGAAAGACTATCCGGCGTTTCTGCGTCGCTATATTGCCGAAGTGCGAGCCAAAGATGCCACCCCTATGATCGCCAGCTCCATATGCCGCCGTCATTTTGATGAACAAGGCAACTTACAGCGTAAATTACTCGACTATGCTGCAGCCGCCCGCGAGGTAGCGCGCGACGAAGAGGTAGAATTCTTTGACCTGAACGAGCAAACCTGCGGATTTTTAAAAGACATTGGCGAGCCAGCCAGCCGTCAGTATTTTATTCAGGTACCACCAGACCTATACACCCGTTACCCTGAAGGAAAAACCGATAATACTCATTTAAATGTGGTGGGTGCCTCTAAAGTTGCGCAATTCTTTATTCGTGACCTGCGTAAACGCAATCACCCGCTGGCCAACTACGTTTATCGCGATTCACTCTAG
- a CDS encoding pectinesterase family protein, with translation MFRISLILLLFCSQAYAYETLLTVAKDGTAQYTSIQEAINDTKTFPWHDITIKVKNGVYEEKVNVYSWNTRVTIIGESRDNTIIRFGDYFDKINLGRNSTFHTYTMRVAGNDFSAVNLTIENTAGPVGQAVALHVEADRAAFYNVSLKGFQDTLYVAGEGHRSYFENCYIEGSVDFIFGGGTAYFNHCQIHSLRSDSYVTAASTEPNQPYGLVFANSQFTAPDDISGVYLGRPWRHHAKTLITNSYLGEHIHPAGWHNWNSEEKEQTVNYVEIGNYGPGATAAKRVTWATTTTADAPLNPTPPSAILGDWRPHKPQD, from the coding sequence ATGTTTCGAATTTCATTGATCTTGTTACTTTTTTGCAGCCAAGCTTATGCCTATGAAACGTTGCTCACCGTTGCCAAAGACGGCACTGCTCAGTACACCAGTATCCAGGAAGCCATTAACGATACAAAAACCTTTCCCTGGCACGATATCACCATTAAGGTGAAAAATGGCGTATATGAAGAAAAGGTCAATGTTTATTCCTGGAATACACGCGTCACAATCATTGGCGAAAGTCGTGACAACACCATTATTCGCTTTGGTGATTACTTCGACAAAATAAACCTTGGTCGTAACTCGACCTTTCACACCTACACAATGCGGGTAGCGGGCAATGATTTTAGCGCGGTAAACCTGACTATCGAAAATACGGCCGGGCCGGTAGGACAAGCGGTAGCATTGCATGTCGAGGCAGATCGCGCGGCTTTTTACAATGTGAGCTTAAAGGGCTTTCAGGATACCTTGTATGTAGCCGGTGAAGGTCACCGCAGCTATTTTGAAAATTGCTATATTGAAGGTTCGGTCGACTTTATCTTTGGTGGCGGAACGGCCTACTTTAACCACTGTCAGATTCATTCACTACGCTCAGATAGTTATGTGACCGCTGCTTCCACTGAACCAAACCAGCCTTACGGCCTGGTTTTCGCTAATAGCCAGTTCACCGCTCCTGATGATATCTCGGGTGTCTATCTGGGACGCCCCTGGCGCCATCATGCCAAAACCCTTATCACCAATAGCTACCTCGGTGAACACATTCATCCGGCAGGATGGCACAATTGGAATAGTGAGGAAAAGGAACAAACCGTAAACTATGTAGAAATTGGCAACTACGGGCCTGGCGCTACCGCAGCCAAGCGAGTAACCTGGGCAACAACAACAACGGCTGACGCTCCTCTGAACCCCACTCCCCCTTCCGCAATTCTCGGTGACTGGCGCCCGCACAAACCTCAGGACTGA
- a CDS encoding LytR/AlgR family response regulator transcription factor, whose translation MRVVIVEDSRLARLELCEQLSGIANVTVVGQADTVDSAEQVIAETQPDLLLLDIDLPGGTGFDLLARLDPLPRVIFTTAFDEFAVRSFEVDAIDYLLKPVTLPRLQKALDKAVKLDSLQQAHASHSADLLDAESQLFVKEGDECWLIKLKEVQLLESVGNYTRVYFSTHKPMLNKAMSHIEARLPGSEFFRLNRSEIINLAFIKDIDVTLNGQWQVTMQNGRVLVPSRRQAQAFKQRLSL comes from the coding sequence ATGCGCGTAGTCATTGTTGAAGATAGTCGCCTGGCGCGTTTAGAGTTATGTGAACAGCTATCGGGTATTGCCAACGTGACAGTGGTTGGTCAGGCAGATACGGTTGACAGTGCCGAGCAGGTAATCGCCGAGACGCAACCAGACTTACTGTTACTGGATATTGATTTGCCTGGCGGCACCGGCTTTGATCTGCTGGCCAGGCTCGACCCCCTGCCAAGAGTGATTTTTACCACCGCCTTTGATGAATTTGCGGTACGGTCTTTTGAGGTCGACGCCATCGATTACCTGCTTAAACCGGTCACGTTGCCGCGCTTACAAAAGGCGCTGGATAAGGCGGTTAAGCTAGACTCACTTCAACAGGCGCACGCCAGTCACAGCGCTGATTTACTGGATGCTGAGAGTCAGTTATTCGTAAAAGAAGGCGACGAATGCTGGTTGATTAAGCTCAAAGAGGTGCAGTTGCTGGAGTCGGTAGGTAATTACACGCGAGTGTACTTTTCGACTCACAAGCCGATGTTAAACAAAGCCATGTCGCACATAGAAGCACGCTTACCGGGGAGCGAGTTTTTTCGGCTTAACCGCTCCGAAATTATTAATCTGGCCTTTATAAAAGATATCGACGTTACTTTAAACGGGCAATGGCAGGTCACCATGCAAAATGGCCGGGTGCTGGTGCCGTCACGCCGTCAGGCGCAGGCCTTCAAGCAACGGTTATCACTGTAA
- a CDS encoding sugar kinase codes for MKKIVIFGECMVELVSANETQLTKSFAGDTYNTAVYLKRSAPQVAVSYLTAIGDDFLSNELLFAMGNEQISTEQVYRSSKRNLGLYMVRTDQHGERTFAYWRANSAATQTINAMTKAPEDIDFFYFSGISVAILDEPQRLKLFELLATLRNKGCKVVFDPNYRPLLWSSRDEARFWMNKSYQLADIAFPGGDDHLALYEHVNTDEVLAHLAPFEIDEVVMKNGAVGVHIVNSDGHFIVPVQQVANVVDTTAAGDAFNGGYLAARLSGKSVTDAASYGAIVAGTVIQHPGAIIPADTLHKAVAPL; via the coding sequence GTGAAGAAAATTGTCATTTTTGGTGAGTGCATGGTGGAACTGGTTTCTGCTAACGAAACACAGCTTACCAAGAGCTTTGCCGGCGATACCTACAATACCGCGGTTTACTTAAAGCGCAGCGCGCCACAGGTAGCGGTGAGTTATCTCACCGCAATTGGTGACGACTTTTTAAGTAACGAGTTGCTGTTTGCGATGGGGAATGAGCAAATCAGTACCGAACAGGTGTATCGCAGCAGTAAGCGCAATTTAGGTTTATACATGGTAAGAACCGACCAGCATGGTGAACGCACGTTCGCTTACTGGCGGGCAAATTCTGCGGCGACGCAAACCATCAATGCCATGACAAAAGCCCCGGAGGATATTGATTTCTTTTATTTTTCGGGAATTTCGGTGGCGATCCTGGACGAACCGCAACGCTTAAAATTATTTGAGTTATTGGCGACCCTGCGTAACAAAGGCTGCAAAGTGGTTTTCGACCCCAATTACCGGCCGTTGCTGTGGTCGTCCCGTGACGAAGCCAGATTCTGGATGAATAAAAGTTATCAGCTGGCTGATATTGCCTTTCCCGGTGGCGACGACCATTTAGCGCTTTACGAGCATGTGAATACCGATGAGGTACTGGCTCACCTGGCCCCGTTTGAGATTGACGAGGTGGTAATGAAAAATGGCGCAGTAGGGGTGCATATTGTGAACTCTGACGGTCATTTTATTGTGCCGGTACAACAAGTTGCTAATGTGGTTGATACCACCGCTGCCGGTGATGCCTTTAATGGCGGTTATCTGGCTGCCCGCCTGTCTGGCAAGTCGGTCACCGACGCGGCCAGCTATGGCGCTATTGTGGCGGGCACCGTTATACAACACCCCGGTGCGATTATTCCTGCAGACACCTTACACAAAGCGGTGGCGCCGCTTTAG
- a CDS encoding alpha/beta hydrolase family protein, translating to MLRQTIFAVMLLVTGIAQSHAQGVEGDWQGELEVQPGVTLPLVLHVDSTDSVWQVSLDSPDQGAFGIEGKVITATDTLLKVAFPAIGASYQATLNNVTLSGTFTQAGTEFSLILKRQSSAKAAAGKAGSGRPQHPTAPFPYVVEDVTYPHVSGEFEFAATLTKPEGKGPFPAVILVSGSGPQDRDETLMGHKPFLVLADHLTKAGVAVLRFDDRGTAHSGGVYQGTTITGFSTDVESAFGYLSDRSDIDASQIGLLGHSEGGVIAPVFAARQPEVAFVVLLAGLGVDGKTLWAEQQRDIAAAYGHPNASAVYTLMSDIAQRVIDGSSAAQIKQQLLNAGYEAPVAQQYTSLIANEWGRSFFTYQPADVLAKLNMPVLALNGDKDIQVAAATNMPAMQAIFAQAGHNDVTLLTLPGQNHLFQEADTGLPDEYGKLTQTMAPATLTTISEWITARVDN from the coding sequence ATGTTAAGACAAACCATTTTTGCCGTTATGCTGCTGGTGACAGGCATTGCACAAAGCCATGCACAAGGAGTCGAGGGTGACTGGCAGGGCGAGCTTGAGGTACAGCCGGGTGTAACGCTGCCGCTGGTGCTGCATGTAGACAGCACCGACTCGGTATGGCAGGTCAGCCTTGATAGCCCTGATCAGGGCGCTTTCGGTATTGAGGGTAAGGTAATTACTGCTACCGATACCTTGTTAAAGGTGGCGTTTCCGGCAATCGGCGCGTCGTACCAGGCGACACTTAACAATGTCACTTTGTCGGGTACTTTCACTCAGGCTGGCACTGAGTTTAGTCTGATACTGAAGCGTCAGTCATCGGCAAAAGCTGCCGCAGGTAAAGCAGGCAGTGGTCGTCCACAACATCCTACAGCACCATTTCCGTATGTGGTGGAAGACGTCACCTACCCCCATGTGAGCGGTGAATTTGAGTTTGCCGCCACACTTACCAAACCTGAGGGCAAAGGCCCTTTTCCGGCGGTTATACTGGTATCCGGTTCAGGCCCGCAGGACCGCGATGAAACACTGATGGGGCACAAGCCGTTTCTGGTGCTCGCTGATCACCTCACCAAAGCCGGTGTGGCGGTACTGCGGTTTGACGATCGCGGCACGGCGCATAGCGGCGGCGTCTACCAGGGCACAACTATCACTGGCTTTAGTACCGACGTGGAGTCGGCCTTTGGGTATTTATCCGACCGCAGTGATATCGATGCCAGCCAAATAGGTCTGCTTGGCCACAGTGAAGGCGGCGTTATTGCACCCGTGTTTGCAGCACGTCAGCCAGAGGTGGCCTTTGTAGTATTACTGGCCGGGCTGGGGGTAGACGGTAAAACGTTGTGGGCAGAACAACAACGGGATATTGCGGCGGCTTACGGTCATCCCAACGCGTCGGCAGTTTATACGCTGATGTCTGATATTGCCCAGCGCGTTATTGATGGTAGCAGCGCAGCGCAGATCAAACAGCAACTCCTCAATGCCGGTTATGAGGCGCCAGTGGCGCAGCAGTACACCAGCCTGATCGCCAATGAATGGGGGCGCAGCTTTTTTACCTACCAGCCTGCTGACGTACTGGCAAAGCTTAACATGCCGGTACTGGCCCTGAATGGCGACAAAGATATTCAGGTGGCCGCGGCAACGAATATGCCAGCCATGCAGGCAATATTTGCGCAGGCAGGTCATAACGATGTAACGTTATTAACCTTACCGGGGCAAAACCATCTGTTTCAGGAGGCTGACACCGGCCTACCTGATGAGTATGGCAAACTCACGCAAACGATGGCGCCTGCTACGTTAACCACCATCTCAGAATGGATAACGGCACGAGTGGACAATTAG